A window of the Butyricimonas faecalis genome harbors these coding sequences:
- a CDS encoding YobI family P-loop NTPase, which produces MAIDTLLPKKLEKSDASYKSVIELNEALSSAEKEHIRNIALTGPFGSGKSSVLITLREDFAKEYKFLPISLATLQANEEDNNISDSGGESNEEEREREKRIENLNRKIEYSILQQLIYREKTKTVPNSRFRKIVHLSKWELVKYPVAFVLTLLCILIVFEPSFAKVDSIYDFFSWGNTWNTVFDFAASLWILFALYKIARYVFKSYSNSKLNKLNLKDGEIEVIENNSIFNKHLDEILYFFQVTDYNVVIIEDLDRFGTPNIFLKLRELNQLINESKIVGRHITFIYAIKDDIFKDEERTKFFDFITTVIPIINPSNSKDKLKSALEKKGCGDDGISDDDLSEMAFFIQDMRILTNIVNEYKQYRDKLCEANNYRLNKTKLLGMIVYKNYYPQDFASLHHREGKVYRCISSKPKFIPLALKTIEKSEEELSRKEQIFKQNENLGKADLRRLFLFNLWHRLSNRPLSVRIENNYYSLEQTATSEMLFSKLIEEKEITYQYRYYYDNTTTESKTIDFKQIDNEVNYSKRIDLLEKGAKYFLKEHRHIQQEKIKVKSLRLKDLIKKYKLGETEEFKSLGLSPMMNVFIRRGYLDEDYYDYISYFYEGMVSLADRELLLSMKIEECKPYEYHIDKIENFVKELKDYMFESDAILNIDLLDYLASHGIYGEMFEHMMIRLECDNAPLQFLSQYYSEGKQQYEVFKHFIEYINSWNNIINWRNDAEKENLIEAYLKFCPKLSQEQQGWLNGNFRFLVEHCDNITLEQSLKLASTSCFVNLCDGSDDLLDYVIEHNCYEITLENMLLITRHLHTDDKTISADNLNFTRIKATDNKSFVGYVRGNISAAVQCFKDDNKDESSETLMFLLTNEHIPSDVKATYLTGQHNHIDSFVGIEDEKMYDIAVESKIISPTWNNVSYYYDYNKGINEWLKSYINYYTTELSSETYPNNLSNKGELYVSLFGCKMLEIDNYRKLLRSFSDSFSDVDKLNNVGQDRLLILVENGRISCSADAFASLLVNISKNESLKLELVVYVITAGFDNHSIIAHLVSSIDGDYHEVCNQDKRVKLSDNTLNRRLLDVLKNVGFISSYKVDKDKLQIYHKMKNN; this is translated from the coding sequence ATGGCAATAGATACTTTACTTCCCAAGAAGCTGGAAAAATCAGATGCTTCATATAAATCCGTCATTGAGTTAAATGAAGCTCTATCTTCAGCGGAAAAAGAGCACATAAGAAACATTGCTCTTACTGGTCCTTTTGGATCCGGCAAGAGTTCTGTACTTATTACTCTGAGGGAAGATTTTGCCAAAGAGTATAAGTTTCTGCCTATTTCTCTTGCAACTTTGCAGGCAAATGAAGAGGACAACAATATCAGTGATTCAGGTGGAGAATCAAATGAAGAAGAAAGAGAAAGAGAGAAACGGATAGAGAATCTGAATCGTAAAATAGAATACAGCATTCTTCAGCAACTTATCTATAGAGAAAAAACTAAAACGGTGCCGAATTCCCGTTTTAGAAAAATTGTACATTTATCGAAATGGGAACTGGTAAAATATCCAGTTGCCTTTGTATTGACGCTTCTATGCATTCTCATTGTGTTTGAGCCTTCTTTTGCCAAGGTTGATTCTATCTATGATTTCTTTAGCTGGGGAAACACATGGAATACAGTTTTTGATTTTGCTGCTTCCTTATGGATTTTGTTTGCATTATATAAGATTGCCCGTTATGTTTTCAAATCATATAGTAATTCTAAGCTGAACAAATTGAACCTGAAAGATGGAGAAATAGAGGTTATAGAAAACAATTCTATATTCAACAAACATCTTGATGAAATCCTGTATTTCTTCCAAGTGACAGATTATAATGTTGTAATTATCGAAGATCTAGACAGATTCGGGACACCGAATATATTTTTGAAACTTCGCGAACTGAATCAGCTTATCAATGAATCAAAGATAGTAGGCAGGCATATTACGTTTATCTATGCGATTAAAGATGACATCTTTAAGGATGAAGAAAGAACGAAGTTCTTTGATTTCATAACAACTGTAATACCTATAATCAATCCGTCCAATTCAAAGGACAAACTTAAATCTGCACTTGAGAAAAAAGGATGTGGAGACGATGGTATCAGTGACGATGATTTGTCGGAGATGGCATTTTTCATTCAGGATATGCGTATTCTGACCAATATTGTAAATGAGTACAAACAATATCGGGATAAGCTGTGTGAGGCTAATAATTATCGGCTCAATAAAACAAAATTGCTGGGGATGATAGTATACAAGAACTATTACCCACAGGATTTTGCATCGTTGCATCATAGGGAAGGTAAGGTTTACCGGTGTATCAGCAGCAAGCCTAAGTTCATCCCTCTTGCATTGAAAACTATTGAAAAATCTGAAGAGGAATTGTCTAGAAAAGAGCAGATTTTCAAGCAGAACGAGAATTTAGGTAAGGCTGATTTGAGGCGGCTGTTTTTATTTAATCTTTGGCATAGACTGTCAAATAGGCCATTATCAGTGCGTATTGAAAATAATTATTATTCTTTAGAACAAACTGCCACCAGTGAAATGTTGTTTTCTAAGTTGATAGAAGAAAAAGAAATAACATATCAATATCGCTATTATTATGATAATACAACTACAGAATCAAAGACAATTGATTTTAAACAAATAGATAATGAAGTCAATTATTCCAAACGAATAGATTTGTTAGAGAAAGGCGCTAAATACTTCCTAAAAGAGCATAGACATATCCAACAGGAAAAAATCAAAGTGAAGTCATTGAGATTAAAAGACTTGATAAAGAAGTATAAGTTAGGAGAAACAGAGGAGTTTAAGAGTTTGGGATTGTCCCCTATGATGAATGTATTTATACGTAGAGGCTATTTGGATGAAGATTATTATGATTACATATCATATTTCTATGAAGGTATGGTTTCGTTGGCTGACAGAGAGCTTCTGCTGTCAATGAAGATTGAAGAATGTAAGCCCTACGAATATCATATAGACAAGATCGAGAATTTTGTTAAAGAATTGAAAGATTATATGTTCGAGAGCGATGCCATTCTTAATATAGATTTATTGGATTATCTTGCTTCACATGGTATCTACGGTGAAATGTTTGAGCATATGATGATTCGTTTGGAATGTGATAATGCTCCGTTACAATTCCTGTCCCAATATTATTCTGAAGGTAAGCAGCAGTATGAAGTATTTAAGCATTTTATTGAATATATAAATTCCTGGAATAACATTATAAATTGGAGGAATGATGCAGAAAAGGAAAATCTTATTGAGGCTTATCTGAAATTTTGTCCGAAATTGAGTCAAGAGCAACAAGGATGGCTTAATGGAAATTTCAGGTTCCTTGTCGAACATTGTGATAATATTACATTGGAGCAGTCGCTTAAACTGGCTTCTACCAGTTGTTTTGTAAATCTGTGCGATGGTTCAGACGATTTGCTGGATTATGTAATTGAACATAATTGTTACGAAATCACTCTTGAGAATATGCTTCTTATTACAAGGCATCTTCATACAGACGATAAGACCATATCTGCCGACAATCTTAATTTTACGCGAATTAAAGCAACAGATAACAAATCATTTGTCGGTTATGTAAGGGGAAATATATCTGCGGCAGTCCAATGTTTTAAAGATGATAACAAGGACGAAAGTTCCGAAACTTTAATGTTCTTGTTGACCAACGAACATATTCCATCTGATGTCAAGGCCACATACTTGACGGGACAGCATAACCATATAGATAGTTTTGTGGGGATAGAAGACGAGAAAATGTATGATATAGCTGTCGAATCTAAAATAATATCACCGACATGGAACAATGTATCATACTATTACGATTACAATAAAGGAATTAATGAATGGCTAAAATCGTATATAAATTATTACACTACAGAACTTTCTAGTGAAACTTATCCAAACAATTTAAGCAATAAAGGGGAACTATATGTGTCTTTATTTGGCTGTAAAATGTTAGAAATAGATAATTATAGGAAGCTATTAAGATCTTTCAGTGATAGTTTCTCGGATGTTGACAAGTTAAATAATGTAGGGCAAGACAGGTTGTTGATTCTTGTTGAGAATGGGCGGATTTCATGCAGTGCAGATGCATTTGCGTCGCTTCTTGTCAATATTTCTAAAAATGAATCCTTAAAGCTGGAATTGGTTGTTTATGTGATTACTGCAGGATTTGATAACCATAGTATAATAGCACATTTAGTTTCTTCTATAGATGGAGATTATCATGAAGTATGTAATCAAGATAAGAGAGTCAAATTATCGGATAATACACTGAACAGAAGGTTATTGGATGTATTGAAAAATGTTGGATTTATCTCATCCTATAAGGTTGATAAAGATAAATTGCAAATATATCATAAGATGAAAAATAATTGA